TGGCTATACACTTCTCTCTATAAATTATTCAAACCGTTCTGAATAATGCAACATCGTTAGTCCTTCAAATGCAGGGTGGGAAGCACAGGCAGCACACCCTGCAACCGCACACAAttttaacaacacacacacacacacacacacacacacacacacacacacacacacactctgggtgaATCGGTGTTAATGAGTATAAATGAATAATGAGAGATTCACTTAAAATCACCTCCCTCCAGCTACTCATATGCTGTGGTATGCAGACGGTATGTTTGGATTATGGCAAAATACATAAACATGCCATGCTGTGGCTGAAGGGATGTGGTGGAGGAGCTAAGAGGCTGTATCCTTAGGCGATAGGACAGATCACTGCATGTTCTCCCTGCCCCATGGGAACCGGGGAGTGAAAACACTTAAGACCAGAATGAGTGTGTGAATTATGGTTGTGGCCCCCAGTGAGGGTCTCCAGGGCCTTCAGTTTTATTGATACCCGTGTCATGACAAAACGTGATGATGTTCAACATGAATAATGGCTGAAGTAAACGCAAAGAGCGGGCTGGCATGTAGTTCATTGGTTGGGTTATTCAGTGTCTGGCACAAGCTCCATGGAAGATGGGGACTAAGGAAGGGTTTGGTCGAGAAGGGATACAGCTTTTATTAAAATTGACTTTTTGTAGCTGGTATAGGataacttacacagcaggttaggataattaatgtagcaggttagaagAACAAGGTTAATGTTAGAAaaaggttttttatttttttattttaatgttaGCTATAATCCCTTCTAGACATGACCCTAAGAAAGAGGATAAGAGTAGGTAATGAATGAGGCCCAGGATAGAGATTATCTCTATCAGCTCAACAATGTGGCCCTAAAACCTGTTCGTTTTTTTGTGGGGGACTTAGAGGGAGGTTATTGCAGGTGCAAATCAAAGAAAAAGAGACGATTGATTGAGGGGGAGAGTTAAGGAGCCTCTGTAATGATAGGGGTctgaagctctctctctctctctctctctctctctctctctctctctcacacacacacacacacacacacacaagtaaagataccttaacagaaaatgactcaagtaaaagtgaaaatcacccagtaaaatcctacttgagtaaaagtctaaaagtatttgtttttaaatatacttaagtatcaaaagttaaagtaaaaatataaataatttaaaattccttatattaagcaaaccaaatggcaccattttcttgttttttgaatttacggatagccaggggcacactccaacactcagacatcctttacaaatgaagcatgtgtgttttgtgagtccgccagatcagagacagtagggatgaccagggatgttctcttgataagtgcctgaattggaccattttcctctcctgctaagcattcaaaatgttatgagtacttttgggtgtcatggaaaatgtaaaaacgacattattttctttaggaatgtagtgaagtaaagtaCATGTAcctcaaaaaacaacttaagtagtacttaaagtatttttacttaagcattttccaccactgcacgtacacaccagtggaggctggtgggaggagctataagagGACGGACTCattttaatggctggaatggaataaatggaacggagtcaaacgtggtttctgtatgtttgataccatttcattaattccattccagccattaaaatGAGTCCGTCctcttatagctcctcccaccagcctccaccggtacacacacatcacacgcatacacacactcgAAACCTTTAGGTTACATTACATTTATTCATACAGTATCACATATACAATCAAGTATTTATGGAATCGAGACAACACAACCTGGTCTCATAAGAACCTTTAACTTATACAATCCTCCACCATAAAGAAGCTTtagcttttatttagaaaatgtAAAAAGTAATTATACGATGTACTGATGTTACAGGTTATTTCACAGTCTAATTAAGTATTTACTTGCTATGGTCTGAGAAATTGCATGGTAACAATTGGTTATTTTAGTGCTTCTAGTACAAAGAACTGAACACTACAGATAACTAACTACCTGGTGTCAAGCAGTAAAGGCTATACGTGCACTTATTTAAATACATCCCAAAGAAACCAAGCGTTTACTATTAGATCATTCCCATGCAACTATCATTTCACCCTACAATTTCCATGAAAATACAATATAAAATACCAGACTGTTCAATAAAACATAACCCAGGAAATCTCTGCTGGACTGCAGGTTAGCCACTGTCATCATGGTCGCCATAGTCTCCATGGTCCTCGTGATCGTCACCATGGTGCCTATCCTCCCTGTCAACCCCGTCATAATCATAATCATCCTTCACATCATCGTCATCCTCAGTGTTGACCTTCCCAGACAGCACGTCTTCTATCCAGTCCTCCAGTTCCTCAGCTGTGGGCAGGTCTTCATCGTTGGACATGTCCAGCCAGACACTGTCCGCCTGCCACAGTGGGGGGTCAAAGTTCAACCACAATCATCCAATTCAATTTTGTCTTCGGCTCAAGAGGTCATACAGATTCTATTGTAACGAGACGTCCACAGATATTATCTTAccattacgttgaaccaacaggTGGAACACAACTTAAGTTAAAGGAGAGCTCAACTTACGTCTGTCACGTTCACAACTCCAATCTGAGGCTTAAACAGGTTCACCTTGAAGGTCTTCTCCCAGTATGTGGTCAGCTGGATCGGGGAGACAGACACAAACCATTGGTGCAGTTTATGAAGCTGAACAATCACACCAGATGAAATAGGTCATCATATAcagtatgatggtgtgtgtggggtcagaggtcatacCAGTGGGAAGTCATCAGGGTCTATCCACACTATACTGAGCTCAGGGTTGTTGGTGTTGTCTCTGGCCACGTCTTTCAGGATCTCCAGGAACTCATAACCATCTGGAGAAATCACAGATGGACAGCTTAGAGATATTTGTACGCACCCATTTGTGTGTCTATCCATGTACTGTGTTAAATATGGAATCCGCATTAGGGGAAACAGCGCCACTGTCCGACCCCAGcacctttgttattgtttttgtttcgtGGACAAAATGGAGGAGAGGTGTGTCGAGAAAATTGGAGTACATGTTCTTCTGTTCTGTGGGGGGGACGTGTCTGTTGTTTTCAGTAGCTTCTTTGTTGTTGTCACATCCCAGATGGACGTTGCAGTTTCACCATTTAAGGATTCCAGTTttaaaaatgagaaaataaagaTCAACAAACCAGGGTCTTCCTCCTCAGCAAAGGCTACAATGTGGATCCCATCCAAGTCATCCTCCTGGGAAAGAGACGTTGAATTTGTAAAGGGTACACATATAATACCACCAGTATAATTCCCTTTTCTCAGGGAGAGGTACAGTAACACTGTAGGTAGCTCACCCACGTCTCAAACATGTCCTCTGCACGCAACTTTCTCAGAGTCGCCCTGCGGAAGACAGACCGCAGCCACACAACATTTCAAGAATATCCAACAGTAAACTGGGTCATCCATATGAGATAAGGACTAATAACAGGGACGGTATGAAAAATGACTGGATTCTAATGATCTGCACCAATGGGAGAAGTTAGAACCACAGAACTCAAGGGTCGCACACATCGCATTGAATGTGGATCTCCTGTTCATCCATCGATCGTTCAGGGAAGTCTGACTGACAACGTTTTCACgtgattctacatgtaaaatCGGTTTGCACAGGGTTCACTCTCGGCATACAAACGCTATTGGTGTGTTCGAGCCCTGAAATGAAATATTTTTTCGGGTTACCTTTTGTGTTGGTGGACAAACTCCACTATCTCCATCTCTGAGAGTTGCCTGCCAGGGAGGATGGCTGGTTCCTCCATGAAGGGCTCATAGAAGTTCACCTCGTTCATCTTCAGAGAAAGGTGCTTCGCCGTCTGCATCACAACACACATACTTAGCCATCACTGATGTTGTGTCGAAACTGACCTCGATACTGTCTACACGCACACCGGTTTGACTTGATTCAGGTTTGTGGAGTGTACTGTACTTACAGCTTTGTCGAATGTGGCGAAGAACTTGATGTAGGGCTGAAACCGCTCTGAGGCCTCCTGGAACGCCTTGTAGTCTGATAGaatggaagaagaggaagagagagagagagagagaaagaaacagattaCAGTTTGGCAGGATTGCATTCAAAACTCATCTTCCTTCAGAAAACTATGTGATCAGGAAAACAAGGGTTGACATTCAATTTCAATTTCCCAGcgtaatctctctccctcctcctcctcagtaacaGAACCATTTTACATCCAGCTTCTGAGGCGCCAGGCTATCCTCTCAATAAGCCCCAAGGTCACGGCCGTAGGACCTACAATCTTCTCTCCGAAATAGGATTTTTCCTAATAGAGGCTGCATCATGCCTCTGTCAAATATGAGATTTTATCTTCCCTTCTCTCGTGTCTGGGTTTCTTCTTTGGAGCAGCACTGTCTATAATTGCTCTCGGCCTATTAGACAGAGAACTAGAAGCTATTAAAAGCCTCTCAGGAGGCAAGAAGGAGTGTAGATCAGCCCAGAGCAAAGTGTCTTTTTTAGCATCTGGCTTAACAGCTATTTGCCTCTATTAGGTCCTATGTGGAGTAGTGAGCTTCTGGGGAGTACAGGGCAGGAACAACAGTTGTTCACACAATTCACTTGTTTGACTCGTGTGAACAGGCCATCCCATAATGCATGCTTAGGCATACACAGACTCACATGAGTCCTCTCCCTTGAAGTAACCAATGAGGCGTAtgtcttcctccatcctctcaaAGGCCCTCAGTTCCATAGGGTTACTGATGAGCTCCACTGGGTCCTCCAACACCTAGGGGGCAGAGGAGCACAACAGCATGGCCATTCATTAACACAGTGGGAGAGAGTGGGCTGTGATGAGTGAGTTGCCTTTAATAACAGAAAAGTTGCCACTTGTATTAGGCAAAAAGCATTGTTTGTACCGTACACGAGCAATACAAGTTTATTCCTTGCATTTATCTTTTATTAATTAATCATGCTTGCTCTCTACTCCCTTCAAACTCTACACCAATAGCTATATTTACCAGTTACAACATTCCTTCAAACACTAACTCTGTTTTTTCCCCCAGGAAAGACAATTGGGAGAGGACTTACAGTCTTCTCCCGCTGAGTCTTGCATTACATTGCAGCATTTACATATCATCTAACAAGGCAGAGGCTGTTCATTTTGTATAACATGATGAGCTAGGAAGTCTTCTCCCACTGTGGTTATATCCCTCTTACAGTGGAGGAAGAGACACGtccatcttccctctctcttcaaccttcctcttacctctctctcccatgtcccagctccctcttccctctctcctacctccctcttccctctctcttcaaccttcctcttacctctctctcccatgtcccagctccctcttccctctctcctacctccctcttccctctttctcctccctccctcttccctctctcctacctccctattccctctctctcctccctccctcttccctctctcctaccttcctctcccctctctctcctccctccatcttccctctctctcctcccccctcttccctctctctcctacctccctcttccctctctctcctccctccctctctcttccctctctctcctccctccctcttccctctctctcctacctccctctctcttccctctctcttctccctccctcttccctctctctcctccctccctcttccctctctctcctacctcccgCTTCCCTCCCCTTTGATCCTACTCACATCCAGCAGGAATTCCACCAGGGTGTCTGCTGAGAATTCTCCGTCAAACTCAATCACACGGTCATCCTTGAAGATGTACAGActgccctcctcctccaaacCTGAGAGCCCAGAGGAAAGGAGGATTCAGGAAGCATTGGTGACTGAGTGCCAACTGGAAAACAAGCCTTGACAAATACTTATTTTGTAGAGGTTATGGCATTTTGATATTTTTGATGTAAAGGAATAGTTCAGAAGCCTTGTTTCCATATTCGTGTTTTGTGACCAGGGGTTTgtctgaccatgtgacctgaccaggaaacacactggggacctacagtatatatgacAAATTACGACGTACCCAGTTTCTTGGCAACTTTGGCGTCCTTCTGGGAGTCGACCATCCCAAAGCCAATGTCCTTGTCCTCCAGGACCTGTGCAGTCAGCTGCGGATTTACCAAAACACAACATTTGTCATCAGCCAACTTGGTATTTCAACAATGTAGCAACAATGTGTTGTTTGGGGTGTTGTAGGCACTTATTTCCTTAGTATCCACCTCAATTATTAGAAAAATGCAGCATTGTATTAGTCCACTGTGGGAAATAGAAATATATAACCTGCTTTCAAACTCAACTTCCTCTCTCCCTGATGCTTGGAATTTGGGCTAGCAACAGCAGCCAGTGCTGTCTTTGTCTACACAGCTTTGATTACCAAGGTCATAGAGGAAAGCACCCTGTGGACTGACTGTGGGAGAAACTCCTTTGTAAGTGTCAGCACTGTTTACTGTTCAGAGAACACTTCCTCAGAGAGGAACAAAGGCCTCCAAACTCCCACTGCACTGCAGAGGGCTAAAGTGGAGTTTGACTGAGGTTTTGTTGTGACTGCGGTGGGTACTTCTAACTTTCTGAAAAACAGATGTTTGCAAATAGTTAGGCTACTGTTTAGTATGCATCTATACTGTCACAAGAAGCAATGGAGCCTCTTTCATTAGCTAGTTAATGTATTCTGAGACAATTAAGTAGttccagtgcattcagaaagtattcagaccccttgtctttgtccacattttgctaggttacagctttattctaaaacggattaaatcgttttttcaacctcatcaatctaaacacaatgccccgtaatggcaaagcaaaaacaggtttagacatttttgcaagtgtattaaaaaaacaactgaaaatatcacatttacataagtattcagaccctttactcagtactttgttgaagcacctccagcctggagtcttcttgggtatgaagcaaaagcttggcacacctgtatttggggagtttttcccattcttctctgcagatcctctcaagctctgtcgggttggatgaggagtgtcgctgcacaactattttcaagtatctccagagatgttagattagGTTCAagatcgggctctggctgggccacttaaggacattcagagaccaagccattcctgcgttgtcttggctgtgtgcttaggatcgttgtcctgttggaaggtaaaccttcgcccccagtctgaggtcctgagcgctctggagcaggtttcaacaaggatctctgtattttgctccgttcatctttccctcgatcctgactagtctccctgtctctgaaaaacatccccacagcatgatgctgccagcaccacgcttcaccgtacgGATGGtgacagatttcctccagacgttacgcttggcattcagaccaaagaattcaatcttggtttcatcagaccagagaatcttgtgtctcatggtctgagagtcctttaggtgccttttggcaaactccaagcgggctgtcatgtgccttttactgaggagtgacatctgtctggccactctaccataaaggcctgattggtggagtgctgcagagatggttgtccttctgtaaggctatcccatctccacagaggaactctgtcagagtgaccatcgggttcttggtcaccttcctgaccaaggcccttctccccctattgctcagtttggctaggcggccagctctaggaaaaatcttggtggttccaaacttctataccatttaagaatgatggaggccgctgtgttcttgaggaccttcaatgctgctgttTTTGGTACCCGTCCCAAGAtctgtctaaaaacctgttttcacattgtcattatgggatattgtgtgtagattgaaaatgtttttatttaatccatttcagaataaggctgtaatgtaacgaaAGTGGAAAAACTCCAGGT
The DNA window shown above is from Oncorhynchus mykiss isolate Arlee chromosome 18, USDA_OmykA_1.1, whole genome shotgun sequence and carries:
- the LOC110495773 gene encoding calsequestrin-2 yields the protein MQLFWLSLLPCLYVTSLCTAEQGLEFPSFDGKDRVLHINERNYKKALKRFDMLCLLYHEPQPAHKGRQKQLQMTELVLELTAQVLEDKDIGFGMVDSQKDAKVAKKLGLEEEGSLYIFKDDRVIEFDGEFSADTLVEFLLDVLEDPVELISNPMELRAFERMEEDIRLIGYFKGEDSYYKAFQEASERFQPYIKFFATFDKATAKHLSLKMNEVNFYEPFMEEPAILPGRQLSEMEIVEFVHQHKRATLRKLRAEDMFETWEDDLDGIHIVAFAEEEDPDGYEFLEILKDVARDNTNNPELSIVWIDPDDFPLLTTYWEKTFKVNLFKPQIGVVNVTDADSVWLDMSNDEDLPTAEELEDWIEDVLSGKVNTEDDDDVKDDYDYDGVDREDRHHGDDHEDHGDYGDHDDSG